One window from the genome of Mucilaginibacter ginsenosidivorans encodes:
- a CDS encoding DUF6140 family protein gives MSLFRIVVKQKHYANGIKLEQGMSVEVASSYSNPLTTNGGHEVQDAFIRKYGIDLKKNCGLSSVYLDVHKIS, from the coding sequence ATGTCCTTATTTAGAATTGTAGTCAAACAGAAACATTACGCAAACGGCATTAAGCTCGAACAAGGCATGTCTGTAGAAGTCGCTTCTTCATATTCTAATCCTTTAACCACAAACGGCGGCCATGAAGTACAAGATGCTTTCATAAGGAAATATGGTATAGACTTGAAGAAAAATTGTGGTTTATCTTCTGTGTATCTTGATGTTCATAAAATAAGCTAG
- a CDS encoding type II toxin-antitoxin system VapC family toxin, translating into MGYVIDSNAVIDYLSGQMPDSGMAFMNNIVNDTPVVSVITQIEVLGFNNPAEIETLLNGFIEDSLVIPLNDEIVRNTIEIRKKSKIKTPDAIIAATSIALNYTLVTRNTHDFKNLNSLKTTNPWLL; encoded by the coding sequence ATGGGATATGTGATAGATAGCAATGCTGTAATTGATTACCTGAGCGGACAAATGCCGGATAGCGGAATGGCATTTATGAATAATATTGTAAATGACACCCCAGTAGTTTCAGTCATAACACAAATTGAGGTTTTGGGATTTAATAATCCTGCAGAAATTGAAACCCTGCTTAACGGGTTTATTGAGGACTCCTTAGTGATACCTCTAAATGATGAAATAGTTAGGAATACTATAGAGATCAGGAAGAAAAGCAAGATCAAAACGCCTGACGCAATTATCGCTGCAACCTCAATTGCATTGAATTATACACTTGTTACGAGGAATACGCACGACTTTAAGAATTTGAACTCATTAAAAACCACGAACCCGTGGTTATTATGA
- a CDS encoding DUF5655 domain-containing protein has translation MWTCPKCGHPFFNKNQSHSCGSYTVDDFLKDKPAQSVELFHTFLAEYQKIGPFQLHPVKTRVALLTKMRFCSVNKIGPDYIGIHLVLTAPFEHTLCFYKIDNLANRFFVHHARLYDAEDISAELIYYMRMAYEVGNRAHIILKKNT, from the coding sequence ATGTGGACCTGCCCAAAATGCGGACATCCGTTCTTCAACAAAAATCAGTCGCACTCCTGCGGCAGTTATACCGTTGATGATTTTCTGAAGGACAAACCGGCGCAAAGCGTTGAACTGTTTCATACCTTCCTGGCCGAGTACCAAAAGATCGGCCCGTTCCAGCTGCACCCTGTTAAAACGCGTGTGGCTTTATTAACCAAAATGCGTTTCTGCTCCGTTAATAAGATCGGCCCCGATTACATCGGTATACACCTGGTGCTGACGGCGCCTTTTGAACATACGCTATGTTTTTACAAGATCGATAACCTGGCCAACCGGTTTTTTGTACATCATGCACGTTTATATGATGCCGAAGATATTTCTGCCGAATTAATATATTATATGAGGATGGCGTACGAAGTAGGTAATAGGGCGCATATTATTTTAAAGAAAAATACTTAA
- a CDS encoding C45 family autoproteolytic acyltransferase/hydolase → MKTAARALALLLILSLFFSCTKKPHDPLANSSREDKNGWIYIHLEGSPHDIGYQHGYLVAKEIDTLIKAFQFYLPHTTNRSWQYFRAAAARFNWWNKIDTEYQKELVGMAAGLRAKGMKYDSLDLVVLNGNIELTSYYEPLQMNKAKPGSGDNRAPGNCSAFIATGSYTKDGKIVIGHNNWTDYIIGERWNVIADIKPAKGNHILMDCAPGFIHSGDDFTISSSGIMVTETTITQFKGFDSTKTPEFVRARHTVQYANSIDDVIKMMTAGNNGGYANDWLIGDTKTNEVAKLELGLKDYRVWRSKDTAIIGSNFPSDPKLIKEETTFDVNNKASSPNARKLRMEKLVAVDYKGKLTDSTGKLIEGDTYSAYDNKQIMNRCVIDGHVEEDPMGVPEWNEGPYYPMGAVQGKVTTSDLAKKMQFWAHMGHPGGADFLAAPYFAKHPEYKWQSKYLRDMKAYPWTLFSAK, encoded by the coding sequence ATGAAAACAGCCGCCCGCGCTTTAGCCCTGCTCCTCATCCTGTCATTATTCTTCAGTTGCACAAAAAAACCCCATGATCCTTTAGCCAACTCGAGCCGCGAGGACAAGAATGGCTGGATATACATCCACCTCGAAGGTTCGCCGCACGATATCGGTTACCAGCACGGTTACCTGGTGGCTAAAGAAATTGACACCTTAATAAAGGCGTTCCAGTTTTACCTGCCCCATACCACTAACCGCAGCTGGCAATATTTCCGGGCAGCAGCAGCCAGGTTTAACTGGTGGAACAAGATAGATACCGAATACCAGAAGGAACTGGTAGGTATGGCCGCAGGGTTGCGTGCAAAAGGCATGAAATATGATTCGCTGGACCTGGTGGTGCTGAATGGCAATATCGAACTGACATCGTACTACGAACCGCTGCAAATGAATAAGGCCAAACCCGGCAGCGGCGACAACCGCGCTCCAGGCAATTGCAGCGCATTTATTGCTACCGGCAGTTATACCAAAGACGGCAAGATCGTTATCGGTCATAACAACTGGACGGATTATATCATCGGGGAGCGGTGGAATGTTATCGCGGACATAAAACCGGCAAAAGGCAACCATATCCTGATGGACTGCGCACCCGGATTTATCCATAGCGGCGACGATTTTACCATCAGCAGCAGCGGTATTATGGTTACCGAAACTACCATAACACAATTTAAGGGCTTCGACTCGACCAAGACACCCGAATTTGTGCGGGCGCGCCACACGGTACAATATGCCAACAGCATAGATGATGTGATAAAAATGATGACCGCCGGAAATAACGGAGGCTATGCTAACGACTGGCTGATAGGCGACACAAAAACCAATGAAGTGGCAAAGCTGGAACTGGGGTTGAAAGATTACCGTGTATGGCGTTCAAAGGATACCGCCATTATCGGTTCAAATTTCCCGAGCGACCCCAAACTGATCAAAGAGGAAACCACGTTTGATGTGAATAATAAGGCAAGTTCGCCCAATGCCCGCAAACTGCGTATGGAAAAACTGGTGGCTGTAGATTATAAAGGAAAACTGACGGACTCGACAGGGAAACTGATAGAAGGCGACACTTACAGCGCCTACGATAATAAACAGATCATGAACCGTTGTGTTATAGACGGGCACGTAGAGGAAGACCCGATGGGCGTACCCGAATGGAACGAGGGTCCGTACTATCCCATGGGCGCCGTACAGGGCAAAGTAACCACCAGCGACCTTGCCAAAAAGATGCAGTTTTGGGCGCATATGGGTCACCCCGGCGGCGCCGACTTTTTAGCGGCCCCCTACTTTGCCAAACACCCCGAATACAAATGGCAAAGCAAATACCTGCGCGATATGAAGGCTTACCCGTGGACGTTGTTTAGTGCGAAGTAG
- a CDS encoding prephenate dehydrogenase: protein MNIGIIGLGDMGKLYAKAFAKAGYTVCGCDLPENMHRLAEEMEPFGIKIIEHGSDVARSCDLVVYSVEADRLADVVAAYGPSTKYGAIVAGQTSVKHPEIAIFEKHLPADAQIITFHAMHGPGFEPKGQKLILIKHRAGEAAYKRMMELFTAVETDIVEIADYHEHDKIVADTQAVTHVGFESMGTAWKEAGFFPWDNGSYIGGIDNVKILTTLRIFSYKAHVYAGLAILNPYARQQVKRYAISESELFKLMIKEEEKAFRDRLYRARDFVFHESRKPIMLNDKVMREFSLGQNAETRKPNSHLSILSMVDAWYHLGVNPYDNLICQTPPFRLRLGIAEYLFKNEELLEESIETALYDKTIRGDDLEFHSAVREWSAIIGYGDMEGYKKHFNDVQAFFKDRLEDGKKQSAELIRRLMME from the coding sequence ATGAATATCGGGATCATAGGTTTAGGCGACATGGGGAAATTGTACGCCAAAGCTTTTGCCAAAGCCGGCTATACCGTTTGCGGATGCGACCTGCCGGAAAACATGCACCGGCTGGCGGAAGAAATGGAGCCCTTCGGTATAAAAATTATAGAACATGGCAGCGATGTGGCACGTTCGTGCGACCTGGTCGTTTATTCGGTAGAGGCCGACAGGCTGGCTGATGTGGTTGCAGCTTATGGACCATCTACCAAATATGGCGCTATAGTAGCGGGGCAAACATCTGTCAAACACCCCGAAATAGCCATTTTTGAGAAGCACCTGCCGGCAGATGCGCAGATCATCACTTTTCATGCCATGCATGGACCTGGTTTCGAGCCGAAGGGTCAGAAACTTATATTGATAAAGCACAGGGCGGGCGAAGCGGCTTATAAGAGGATGATGGAACTGTTTACTGCCGTGGAAACCGATATAGTTGAAATTGCCGACTATCACGAACACGACAAAATAGTAGCCGATACGCAGGCCGTAACGCATGTGGGGTTCGAAAGTATGGGAACCGCGTGGAAGGAAGCCGGCTTTTTCCCCTGGGATAATGGTTCGTACATTGGCGGGATAGATAATGTGAAAATACTGACCACCCTGCGGATATTCAGTTATAAGGCACACGTTTACGCTGGCCTGGCTATCCTTAATCCCTATGCCCGGCAGCAGGTGAAGCGCTATGCTATTTCTGAATCAGAGCTTTTTAAGCTGATGATAAAGGAGGAGGAAAAGGCATTCCGCGACAGGCTTTACCGGGCGCGCGATTTTGTGTTTCACGAAAGCCGCAAGCCCATTATGCTGAATGATAAAGTGATGCGCGAGTTTTCGCTGGGGCAAAATGCTGAAACGCGCAAGCCTAACTCGCACCTGAGCATATTGAGCATGGTTGATGCCTGGTACCATTTGGGCGTAAACCCTTATGATAACCTGATATGCCAGACACCGCCGTTCCGTTTGCGGTTGGGCATTGCCGAATACTTGTTTAAAAACGAAGAACTTTTAGAGGAGTCGATAGAAACGGCCCTGTATGATAAAACCATCCGCGGCGACGACCTGGAGTTTCATTCGGCGGTCCGGGAATGGTCGGCTATTATAGGTTACGGCGATATGGAGGGCTACAAAAAACATTTTAACGATGTGCAGGCCTTTTTTAAGGACCGGCTGGAGGACGGGAAAAAGCAAAGCGCCGAGTTGATAAGAAGGTTGATGATGGAATAA
- a CDS encoding ABC transporter permease produces MIKNYFKIAWRNLLKSKVYSSINVLGLACGMAVAMLIGFWMYDELTFNHYHADHEKIAQVMVTQTFNHETGTGNAMAIPLGAELKNKYTSDFKYVTLTSWNFGFVLGVGEKKLTRTGMWVQPDFPKMMGLHMIDGNINALTDPSSMMLSQNVAKAIFGDANPMGKTVRVNNKFDFKVAGIYEDIAKNSTFNDTYILMSWDKYMTTENWFKRAATQWDNHSFQIFVEMNDHVDMAKTSAKIELITQKYVKRSEGNEHLLLHPMDKWRLYSDFENGKIKGGRIQYIWLFGIIGVFVLMLACINFMNLSTARSEKRAKEVGIRKAIGSMRKQLIAQFLSESVLMAGLALVLAIVVTLLSLPVFNSIADKSMSIPWANPVFWLIVILFTLFTGIVSGSYPAFYLSGFNPVKVLKGTFKAGKLAALPRQILVVLQFSISVTIIIGTIIVFKQIQYAKNRPVGYTRQGLITVPMNTPDLFGHFDAIRNDLLNTGVVENMAESSSPTTAVYSNSIGYSWEGKDPATNPLFGTIAVTHDFGKTIGWHIRQGRDFSRDFKSDTAGMILNQSALQLIGFKDPVGKIIHFNDRNYTVVGVIDNMVMQSPYMPVQPTIFMMDYGWANMITIKIKHDAKLTDALTKIGGVFKKYNPGSPFDYQFTDEEYAKKFSDEERIGKLASVLAFIAIFISSLGLFGLASFVAEQRTKEIGVRKVLGASVFNLWGMLSKDFVVLVTISCLIATPVSWFFLAGWLKNYKYHTDISLWIFLVACLGAMVITLLTVSYQSVKAALANPVKSLRSE; encoded by the coding sequence ATGATCAAGAACTACTTCAAAATAGCCTGGCGCAACCTGCTTAAAAGCAAGGTGTATTCGTCTATCAATGTTTTAGGTTTGGCTTGCGGCATGGCAGTAGCTATGCTCATCGGGTTTTGGATGTACGACGAACTGACGTTCAACCATTATCACGCCGATCATGAAAAGATAGCGCAGGTGATGGTCACCCAAACTTTTAATCACGAGACGGGTACAGGAAATGCTATGGCTATCCCGCTTGGCGCCGAATTGAAAAACAAGTATACATCGGATTTTAAATATGTAACGCTTACTTCCTGGAATTTTGGTTTTGTGCTGGGTGTAGGCGAAAAGAAACTGACCAGGACGGGAATGTGGGTGCAGCCGGATTTTCCAAAGATGATGGGGTTGCACATGATCGATGGCAACATCAATGCGCTTACCGACCCTTCATCGATGATGCTGAGCCAGAATGTTGCAAAGGCGATTTTCGGCGATGCCAACCCCATGGGCAAAACCGTGCGCGTTAACAATAAATTCGATTTCAAGGTAGCCGGTATTTACGAGGATATTGCCAAAAATTCGACTTTCAATGACACGTACATCCTGATGTCGTGGGATAAATATATGACCACCGAGAACTGGTTCAAACGGGCCGCTACCCAGTGGGACAACCACAGCTTCCAGATATTTGTGGAGATGAACGATCATGTGGACATGGCAAAAACTTCGGCCAAGATCGAACTGATAACCCAAAAATATGTGAAAAGGTCAGAAGGGAACGAACACCTGCTGCTGCACCCGATGGATAAGTGGAGATTGTACAGCGATTTTGAGAACGGCAAAATAAAGGGCGGGCGCATACAATATATCTGGCTTTTTGGTATCATCGGCGTGTTTGTACTAATGCTGGCCTGTATCAACTTTATGAACCTGAGTACGGCCCGATCGGAAAAAAGGGCCAAAGAAGTGGGTATACGCAAGGCGATAGGTTCGATGCGGAAGCAATTGATCGCGCAGTTTTTAAGCGAATCGGTCCTGATGGCCGGGTTGGCTTTGGTGCTGGCTATAGTGGTGACGCTGCTGTCGCTGCCGGTATTCAATTCGATAGCCGATAAATCGATGTCGATACCGTGGGCCAACCCGGTGTTCTGGCTGATCGTTATCTTATTTACTTTATTTACAGGTATCGTTTCGGGAAGCTATCCTGCATTTTACCTTTCAGGATTTAACCCTGTGAAGGTACTTAAAGGAACCTTTAAGGCAGGTAAGCTGGCCGCGTTACCGCGGCAAATACTGGTAGTGTTGCAGTTTTCCATATCGGTAACTATTATAATCGGCACCATCATCGTATTTAAGCAGATACAGTATGCCAAAAACCGCCCGGTAGGCTATACCCGCCAGGGATTGATTACTGTACCGATGAACACGCCTGACCTGTTCGGCCATTTCGATGCCATCCGGAACGACCTGCTCAACACAGGTGTGGTTGAAAATATGGCCGAATCATCAAGCCCTACTACGGCGGTTTACAGCAACAGCATAGGCTACAGTTGGGAGGGGAAAGACCCGGCGACAAACCCGCTTTTTGGCACTATTGCCGTAACGCATGATTTTGGCAAAACCATAGGTTGGCACATACGCCAGGGCCGCGATTTTTCAAGGGATTTTAAAAGCGATACTGCCGGCATGATATTAAACCAGAGTGCGCTGCAATTGATCGGCTTTAAGGACCCTGTAGGCAAGATCATTCATTTCAATGACAGGAATTACACGGTAGTGGGAGTTATTGACAATATGGTGATGCAGTCGCCTTATATGCCGGTGCAGCCGACCATTTTTATGATGGATTATGGTTGGGCCAACATGATCACGATCAAGATCAAACACGATGCGAAGCTAACCGATGCCTTAACTAAAATAGGAGGGGTATTCAAGAAATATAACCCCGGCAGCCCATTCGATTACCAATTTACAGATGAGGAGTACGCCAAAAAGTTTTCGGACGAGGAGCGTATTGGCAAACTGGCATCGGTACTGGCTTTTATCGCCATATTTATTTCGTCGCTCGGGTTGTTCGGACTGGCATCGTTCGTAGCGGAACAGCGTACCAAAGAGATCGGGGTAAGAAAGGTACTTGGCGCTTCGGTATTTAACCTGTGGGGCATGCTATCGAAGGATTTTGTGGTGCTGGTAACCATATCGTGCCTTATAGCCACGCCTGTTTCGTGGTTTTTCCTGGCGGGATGGCTGAAGAACTATAAATACCACACCGATATTTCGCTATGGATATTTTTGGTGGCCTGCCTGGGCGCAATGGTAATTACGTTGCTTACAGTAAGCTACCAGAGTGTAAAAGCAGCGTTGGCCAACCCGGTGAAGAGCCTTCGCTCGGAGTAA
- a CDS encoding GIY-YIG nuclease family protein, giving the protein MVFQQGGCVYIMTNPYHNVLYVGVTSNLIARAWDHKNKTYPGSFTAKYNCNKLIYYQFYPRIEEAIAAEKTLKGSNRKKKESLAISLNPDWKDLYDDIIKE; this is encoded by the coding sequence ATGGTATTCCAACAGGGCGGCTGCGTTTACATCATGACCAACCCATATCATAATGTACTTTATGTCGGCGTTACGTCCAATCTCATAGCGCGTGCCTGGGACCATAAGAATAAAACATACCCTGGCAGTTTTACAGCGAAATACAATTGCAATAAACTTATATACTATCAGTTTTATCCCAGGATCGAAGAAGCCATAGCAGCAGAAAAAACATTAAAGGGCAGTAATCGGAAAAAGAAAGAGAGCCTGGCTATCTCATTAAATCCCGACTGGAAGGATCTATATGATGACATTATAAAAGAATGA
- the rpsJ gene encoding 30S ribosomal protein S10, translated as MSQRIRIKLKSYDYNLVDKSAEKIVKTVKPTGAVVSGPLPLPTEKKVFTVLRSPHVNKKAREQFQLCSYKRLLDIYSSNSKTVDALMKLELPSGVEVEIKV; from the coding sequence ATGAGCCAAAGGATCAGAATTAAATTAAAATCCTACGATTACAACCTGGTTGATAAATCAGCCGAGAAGATCGTAAAGACAGTAAAGCCTACGGGCGCTGTAGTTAGCGGACCGCTTCCGCTGCCAACTGAAAAGAAAGTGTTTACTGTACTGCGTTCGCCGCACGTAAACAAAAAGGCACGCGAGCAGTTCCAGCTTTGCTCTTACAAGAGGTTGCTGGATATCTACAGCTCCAACTCAAAAACTGTTGACGCTTTGATGAAGCTTGAATTGCCAAGCGGCGTTGAAGTTGAGATCAAGGTGTGA
- the fusA gene encoding elongation factor G yields MSRDLKYTRNIGIAAHIDAGKTTTTERILYYSGVSHKIGEVHEGAATMDWMAQEQERGITITSAATTVNWKYRGHNYHINIIDTPGHVDFTVEVNRSLRVLDGLVFLFSAVDGVEPQSETNWRLANNYNVPRIGFVNKMDRSGADFLNVVKQVKEMLGSTAIPLQLPIGAEDNFKGVVDLINFRGVVWNEHDKGMTFTEVPIPDDMVEEATEWREKLLEAVAEFDDGLMEKFFEDPTTITEREVLDALRQATLAGKIVPMTCGSSFKNKGVQTMLDYVMELMPSPLDSKGVIGHNPDTEEEILVKPDVKEPFAALAFKIATDPFVGRLCFIRVYSGNLDAGSYVYNTRSENKERISRIFQMHANKQNPIPNVGAGDIAAVVGFKDIKTGDTLCDEKRHIILESMNFPDPVIGLAIEPKTQADVDKLGIALGKLAEEDPTFRVQTDQDTGQTVISGMGELHLDIIMDRLRREFKVEVNQGAPQVAYKEAITGTTQHRETYKKQTGGRGKFADIQVVISPTDDNKEGLQFVNEIVGGSIPREFIPSVEKGFKAAMDNGVLAGYPLTSLKVRLIDGSFHAVDSDALSFEIAARSAYREALPKCKPVLLEPIMKIEILTPEENMGDVIGDMNRRRGQLQGMDTRAGSQVIKAMVPLSEMFGYVTQLRTITSGRATSTMEFDHYAEAPRNVQEEVIAKNKGRKKGTVDVE; encoded by the coding sequence ATGTCAAGAGACTTAAAATATACAAGAAATATCGGTATTGCCGCGCACATTGATGCCGGTAAAACCACTACTACCGAGCGTATCCTTTACTATTCGGGCGTTAGCCACAAGATAGGCGAGGTGCACGAGGGTGCAGCTACCATGGACTGGATGGCGCAGGAGCAGGAGCGTGGTATTACCATTACTTCGGCTGCTACCACAGTTAACTGGAAATACCGTGGCCATAACTACCACATCAACATTATTGATACCCCGGGGCACGTGGACTTTACCGTTGAGGTAAACCGTTCGCTGCGTGTACTGGATGGTTTGGTGTTCCTGTTCTCGGCTGTTGACGGCGTTGAGCCGCAGTCGGAAACCAACTGGCGTTTGGCTAACAACTACAACGTACCGCGTATCGGTTTCGTTAACAAAATGGACCGGTCAGGTGCCGATTTCTTAAACGTGGTAAAACAGGTTAAAGAGATGCTGGGCAGTACCGCCATTCCGCTGCAGTTGCCTATCGGCGCCGAAGATAACTTCAAAGGCGTGGTCGACCTGATCAACTTCCGTGGTGTGGTTTGGAACGAGCATGATAAAGGTATGACCTTTACCGAGGTGCCTATCCCGGATGATATGGTAGAAGAAGCTACCGAGTGGAGAGAAAAATTACTGGAAGCTGTAGCTGAGTTTGATGACGGACTGATGGAGAAATTCTTCGAAGATCCGACGACTATCACCGAGCGCGAAGTGCTTGACGCTTTACGCCAGGCTACTTTGGCCGGCAAGATAGTTCCGATGACCTGCGGTTCATCATTTAAGAACAAGGGTGTACAAACCATGCTTGATTATGTGATGGAACTGATGCCTTCACCTTTGGATTCAAAAGGTGTTATCGGTCATAACCCGGATACTGAAGAAGAAATATTGGTTAAACCGGATGTAAAAGAACCGTTTGCAGCATTGGCGTTCAAGATAGCTACCGACCCGTTTGTGGGCCGTTTGTGCTTTATCCGTGTTTACTCGGGTAACCTGGATGCCGGTTCGTATGTTTACAATACCCGTTCTGAAAACAAGGAACGTATATCGCGTATATTCCAGATGCACGCTAACAAGCAAAACCCTATCCCTAACGTGGGGGCAGGTGATATTGCAGCAGTAGTAGGCTTTAAGGATATTAAGACCGGTGATACTTTGTGCGATGAAAAACGTCACATCATACTGGAGTCGATGAACTTCCCTGACCCGGTTATTGGTTTGGCAATTGAGCCAAAAACACAGGCCGACGTTGACAAGTTAGGTATCGCCTTAGGTAAACTGGCCGAAGAGGATCCAACGTTCCGTGTACAAACCGACCAGGATACAGGTCAGACTGTGATCTCGGGTATGGGCGAGCTTCACCTGGATATTATCATGGACCGTTTACGCCGCGAATTTAAAGTGGAAGTAAACCAGGGCGCGCCACAGGTAGCTTACAAAGAAGCTATCACCGGTACAACCCAGCATCGTGAAACTTACAAGAAACAAACCGGTGGTCGTGGTAAATTTGCCGACATCCAGGTGGTTATTTCTCCGACGGACGACAACAAAGAAGGTTTACAGTTTGTGAACGAGATTGTTGGTGGTTCTATCCCGCGCGAGTTTATCCCATCTGTTGAGAAGGGCTTTAAAGCCGCTATGGACAATGGTGTACTGGCAGGCTATCCGTTAACCAGCTTAAAAGTAAGGTTGATCGATGGTTCGTTCCACGCGGTCGATTCGGATGCATTATCTTTTGAAATTGCAGCCCGTTCGGCTTACCGCGAGGCATTGCCAAAATGTAAACCAGTACTGCTGGAACCGATCATGAAGATCGAGATATTGACCCCTGAAGAAAACATGGGTGATGTTATCGGTGACATGAACCGTCGTCGTGGCCAGCTGCAGGGTATGGATACCCGTGCCGGTTCGCAGGTGATCAAAGCTATGGTGCCGCTTTCTGAAATGTTTGGTTATGTAACCCAGTTGCGTACCATCACTTCTGGCCGTGCAACTTCAACCATGGAGTTTGACCATTACGCTGAAGCACCGCGTAACGTACAGGAAGAAGTTATAGCTAAAAACAAGGGCCGCAAAAAAGGTACTGTAGACGTAGAGTAA
- the rpsG gene encoding 30S ribosomal protein S7 has product MRKSKPKKRIILPDPKFNDTLVTRFVNNMMYDGKKSTAYSIFYDAVEIVEKKTSENGLDTWKKALNNVMPAVEVKSRRVGGANFQVPTEVRPERKVALGMKWLITYARRRGEKTMHEKLAGEIISASKGEGAAVKKKEDTHKMAEANKAFSHFRF; this is encoded by the coding sequence ATGAGAAAGTCGAAACCAAAAAAGAGAATTATCCTTCCTGATCCAAAGTTCAATGATACTTTGGTAACAAGGTTTGTAAATAACATGATGTATGACGGAAAGAAATCGACCGCATACTCGATATTTTACGATGCTGTTGAAATAGTTGAAAAGAAAACCAGCGAAAACGGCCTGGATACCTGGAAAAAAGCGCTGAACAATGTAATGCCTGCTGTTGAAGTAAAAAGTCGCCGTGTAGGTGGTGCAAACTTCCAGGTGCCTACAGAAGTTCGCCCTGAACGTAAAGTTGCTTTGGGTATGAAATGGCTGATCACTTATGCCCGTCGCCGTGGCGAAAAAACCATGCACGAGAAACTGGCAGGCGAGATCATCTCTGCTTCAAAAGGTGAAGGTGCAGCAGTGAAAAAGAAGGAAGATACGCACAAGATGGCTGAAGCCAACAAGGCGTTTTCACACTTCCGCTTCTAA
- the rpsL gene encoding 30S ribosomal protein S12, protein MPTIQQLVRKGRVALVDKSKSPALDSCPQRRGVCTRVYTTTPKKPNSAMRKVARVRLTNGKEVNAYIPGEGHNLQEHSIVLIRGGRVKDLPGVRYHIIRGALDTSGVNGRNQRRSKYGTKRPKPGQAAAAPAKGKKK, encoded by the coding sequence ATGCCTACTATTCAGCAATTAGTTAGAAAAGGTAGAGTAGCTCTGGTTGACAAGAGTAAGTCGCCAGCGTTGGACAGCTGTCCACAGCGAAGAGGAGTGTGCACGAGAGTGTATACCACTACCCCTAAGAAACCAAACTCAGCAATGCGTAAAGTTGCCCGTGTGCGCCTTACAAACGGAAAAGAAGTGAATGCCTACATCCCAGGTGAAGGCCACAACTTACAGGAACACTCTATCGTGTTGATCCGTGGCGGACGTGTGAAAGACTTACCGGGTGTACGTTACCACATCATTCGTGGTGCACTGGATACCTCGGGTGTTAACGGCCGTAACCAGCGCAGAAGTAAATATGGTACTAAACGTCCAAAACCAGGCCAGGCAGCAGCCGCACCTGCAAAAGGTAAAAAGAAATAA
- a CDS encoding carboxypeptidase-like regulatory domain-containing protein: MNIKSFGIIFLLFISSGLYAQTLVKGVVVEYRDGTKLENVFVRDLSNKQATLTDKSGRFEIHTETGHLLIFSSPGYIADTLYVVDLSQKHVELKTQPIQLREVNITATRTPSFNPQKEYPQVYEKAKVYPLSPSTWFGREARNARRLKRYFKNEQEERVVDKVFTRNYVGSIVPLKGQDLEDFMTLYRPTYAFITGNNSESLAVYINDSYKKYMALPEDKRHIQPLVEN, translated from the coding sequence ATGAATATAAAGAGCTTCGGTATTATTTTTTTGCTGTTCATCAGCAGCGGGCTTTACGCGCAAACTTTGGTGAAGGGGGTAGTAGTTGAATACCGGGACGGCACTAAACTCGAAAATGTATTCGTGCGTGACCTGTCGAACAAACAGGCAACGCTTACCGACAAATCGGGCAGGTTTGAGATCCATACCGAAACAGGGCACCTTTTAATATTCTCGTCACCGGGATATATTGCCGATACGTTGTATGTGGTCGATCTATCCCAAAAGCATGTTGAACTAAAAACCCAGCCGATACAATTGCGTGAAGTTAATATCACTGCCACCCGGACACCTTCGTTTAACCCGCAAAAGGAATACCCCCAGGTTTATGAGAAAGCTAAAGTGTACCCGTTGTCGCCTTCCACATGGTTTGGCCGCGAAGCCCGTAACGCCCGCCGCCTGAAAAGGTATTTTAAGAACGAACAGGAGGAAAGGGTTGTGGATAAGGTATTTACGCGAAACTATGTAGGCAGCATTGTGCCACTGAAGGGGCAGGACCTGGAAGACTTTATGACGCTTTACCGGCCAACATACGCTTTTATTACCGGCAACAACAGCGAATCGCTGGCGGTTTACATTAACGATTCTTATAAAAAATACATGGCCCTGCCTGAGGATAAGCGCCATATCCAGCCTTTGGTTGAGAATTAA